The following are from one region of the Desulfobacterales bacterium genome:
- a CDS encoding ATP-binding protein, translating to MYERNCEKVIKELLHDFRILYLTGPRQAGKTTLARKIARDLGMQYISLDEQTAFASAQNDPQGFIDSLANQPVVLDEFQYAPELIRAIKLASDRLSPQERGRFFLTGSADLFSSAKTQEALPGHMARVELYPLSVTEKQAGSFNLIDFLLAEKISLPDNIPPVSREQIAQTLIDGGYPEIQDKGSRAKQIWYKSYLHGRLFKDFESIYSAKGDYHTKLESLIPYLAGLSGNLLKYASVANDLGQNDKVVKSYIEALEWMFIIKRIHPYVKNRAKRQTIGMAKIHMIDTGLACHLLGLKKKEQLLDSMYYGGMLENFVVMECFKHLAWSEETMDIYHFRDKRRNEVDIVLEQEDNRLIGVEVKASSTIRSNDFKGLRKFAEVVRDQFKCGLVFYTGSRLLPFGDGGKPCFAVPLSILWR from the coding sequence ATGTACGAACGTAACTGTGAAAAAGTAATCAAAGAATTATTGCATGATTTCCGGATACTTTATCTAACCGGCCCCAGGCAGGCCGGCAAAACGACCCTGGCCCGTAAAATTGCCCGGGATCTCGGGATGCAGTACATTTCCCTTGACGAGCAGACAGCATTTGCTTCAGCCCAGAACGACCCTCAAGGATTTATTGACAGCCTGGCAAATCAACCCGTAGTACTGGATGAATTCCAATACGCTCCGGAACTCATCAGGGCGATCAAACTCGCCTCTGACAGGCTCTCTCCACAGGAACGTGGTCGATTTTTCCTCACGGGTTCAGCAGATCTTTTCAGTTCCGCGAAGACCCAGGAAGCACTGCCGGGGCATATGGCCAGGGTAGAACTGTATCCTCTGTCCGTGACGGAAAAACAGGCAGGCAGTTTCAACCTGATCGACTTTCTGCTTGCCGAAAAAATATCACTGCCGGACAATATTCCTCCAGTCAGTCGGGAACAAATAGCACAGACTTTGATTGATGGCGGGTACCCTGAGATACAGGACAAAGGATCCCGTGCAAAACAAATATGGTATAAATCATACCTGCATGGGCGTTTATTTAAGGATTTTGAATCCATTTATTCAGCAAAAGGTGATTATCACACCAAACTCGAATCACTTATTCCGTATCTGGCCGGCTTAAGCGGAAATTTGCTGAAATACGCAAGTGTTGCCAATGATCTTGGCCAAAATGACAAGGTCGTCAAATCATACATTGAGGCCCTGGAATGGATGTTTATTATCAAACGTATTCATCCCTACGTAAAAAACAGAGCCAAACGACAGACCATCGGCATGGCCAAAATACATATGATTGACACGGGCCTGGCCTGTCATCTCCTGGGCCTGAAGAAAAAAGAACAGCTTCTGGATTCGATGTATTACGGTGGAATGCTGGAAAACTTTGTGGTCATGGAGTGTTTCAAACACCTTGCATGGTCGGAAGAGACCATGGACATATACCATTTCCGTGACAAAAGAAGAAACGAAGTGGATATCGTCCTGGAGCAGGAAGATAATCGTCTGATCGGTGTTGAAGTGAAGGCTTCCAGTACGATACGCAGCAATGATTTTAAAGGACTCCGGAAATTCGCCGAGGTGGTCCGCGACCAGTTCAAGTGTGGTCTTGTTTTTTATACCGGGTCAAGATTATTGCCGTTTGGTGATGGCGGTAAACCCTGTTTTGCTGTTCCATTGTCAATACTATGGAGATAA
- a CDS encoding tubulin-like doman-containing protein has translation MAQDSASKKGKGHRKINKLFGAARPRKRTVNKVQRTLYIGIGGTGGRTLLKTKNQFLEKYGFIPNTVKFLHIDTDESPRITSGAHDLFFEPHEMVQIQVNDPMAVVNNVNSIAEFWPKGVLADPIVDGCGQRRINGRLAFHFRAYEICNTIRTVFEELQSPHLISSHPDVYEVPPTKAVRVILVASDSGGTGSGMALDIGRYIREGLFDGSPEHQLLGFFITYTAFENEANTDLVHANAYAFWKELDYMANNDPRKAPGITLHDLRLPREDRKGAGSLQPFNKIMSIDVQNDSFAYKREDIEDNLSRILFLASGYLAGNAISIWKNAATMPWLGKHPFLSGIGISELVYRGDEISGYATVGLVRKLVDTVLLQEEIEEATESDVLSRLNSWQLVEADKDQVIDRILDPNAVTHERIPGKYDRQTAENFLGAIQRNSARLLNGLEKTARDNGEKVRRKAMDDLHSHVHEISNRPGGLLCLEQFLRQCREFLASYREMMIDEINEFVPEKDERTQAVDLARKQVREAAGKIFGRGSRLKKGYENLAAAGRAWLMVEAEILRREQAAAVYKELLHKTDRLKAQAQALRNSCEMASNRAIGEMQAVVSRRRQRKPNEIEVGKDYSDQVIAAADVSAYLDKFTSSPSFLDLAQRSGDELFEGFRQYCEDLPQIQFLQDKDLDSVLSEMDGERLKKLLADMDRFSQPLWKWDTSFRNFSENRKTENIFLIGCGSTVDNVFNRLNLLEYLPSKGVGKPVIVGTGDHNRIVCVRIEDAVPPFALKSLAACKGRYEQAKRQSIAMRDKGFNRIAFEIDGRWEDTLPDIFPSHENEEDFQVWALAHVPEVFGIITRNGAHYYAHSRKSGRPADDYKIPLAQGRVAAYEKYIRDDDLRHEHQLLITQRSKKMGDSELAARLREYVDNELMEQVRAITEPDLKQLVEKEIHAINEFITQLSSL, from the coding sequence ATGGCACAGGATTCTGCAAGCAAGAAAGGCAAGGGGCATCGAAAGATTAATAAGTTGTTCGGTGCGGCAAGACCACGGAAAAGGACGGTCAATAAGGTGCAGCGCACCCTCTATATCGGGATCGGCGGTACCGGTGGCCGCACCCTGCTCAAGACCAAAAATCAGTTCCTGGAAAAGTACGGATTTATTCCCAACACGGTCAAGTTTCTTCATATTGACACCGATGAATCGCCCCGGATTACCAGCGGAGCACATGACCTGTTTTTTGAACCTCACGAGATGGTCCAGATCCAGGTAAACGATCCGATGGCCGTGGTGAACAACGTCAACTCCATTGCCGAATTCTGGCCCAAAGGCGTGCTGGCGGACCCGATTGTTGACGGGTGCGGCCAGCGGCGGATCAACGGCAGGCTTGCCTTCCACTTTCGGGCCTACGAAATATGCAACACCATCAGAACCGTTTTTGAGGAACTGCAGAGCCCGCATCTTATCTCGAGCCACCCTGATGTTTACGAGGTTCCGCCGACCAAGGCGGTCCGGGTTATTCTGGTCGCCTCCGACAGCGGCGGCACCGGCTCGGGAATGGCCTTGGACATCGGCCGTTATATCCGCGAAGGCCTTTTTGACGGCAGCCCGGAACACCAGTTGCTGGGATTTTTCATTACTTATACGGCCTTTGAAAATGAAGCGAACACCGATCTGGTTCATGCCAATGCCTATGCCTTCTGGAAAGAGTTGGATTATATGGCCAACAACGATCCGCGCAAGGCCCCCGGGATCACCCTGCACGACCTGCGGCTGCCCCGGGAGGACCGTAAGGGCGCGGGCTCGCTCCAGCCCTTTAACAAGATAATGTCCATTGATGTGCAGAACGACAGCTTCGCCTACAAGCGCGAGGATATCGAGGACAACCTCAGCCGAATCCTTTTTCTTGCCTCCGGCTATCTGGCCGGCAATGCCATAAGCATCTGGAAAAATGCGGCAACCATGCCCTGGCTCGGCAAACATCCGTTCTTATCCGGGATCGGCATCAGCGAACTGGTCTACCGCGGCGACGAGATCAGCGGCTATGCCACGGTAGGCCTGGTCAGGAAACTGGTTGATACTGTGCTCCTGCAGGAAGAAATCGAGGAGGCGACCGAGAGCGATGTTCTCAGCCGCCTCAATTCCTGGCAGTTGGTCGAGGCTGACAAGGACCAGGTGATCGACCGGATTCTCGATCCGAATGCAGTCACTCACGAACGCATTCCGGGAAAGTACGACCGGCAGACCGCGGAAAACTTTCTGGGTGCGATTCAGAGAAACAGCGCCAGGTTGCTCAATGGCCTTGAAAAAACAGCCCGGGACAACGGTGAGAAGGTCAGAAGGAAGGCCATGGACGACCTGCACAGCCATGTGCATGAGATCTCGAACCGGCCCGGCGGTCTGCTCTGCCTGGAGCAGTTCCTGCGGCAGTGCCGGGAATTTCTCGCATCCTACCGGGAGATGATGATCGATGAGATCAACGAATTCGTTCCGGAAAAAGATGAGCGGACCCAGGCTGTAGACCTGGCCCGCAAACAGGTCAGGGAAGCGGCCGGCAAGATCTTCGGCCGGGGCAGCAGACTGAAGAAGGGTTACGAGAACCTGGCCGCTGCCGGCCGGGCCTGGCTCATGGTTGAGGCCGAGATTCTCCGGCGGGAACAGGCCGCGGCCGTGTATAAGGAGCTGCTGCACAAGACCGACCGGCTCAAGGCCCAGGCCCAGGCCCTGCGTAACTCTTGCGAAATGGCCTCCAACCGGGCCATCGGTGAAATGCAGGCCGTGGTGTCGCGCCGGCGGCAACGCAAGCCGAACGAGATCGAGGTGGGCAAGGATTATTCCGATCAGGTGATCGCTGCCGCCGATGTATCGGCCTATTTGGATAAATTTACCAGTTCGCCCAGTTTCCTCGACCTGGCCCAGCGAAGCGGCGATGAGTTGTTCGAGGGGTTCCGCCAGTACTGCGAGGACCTGCCGCAGATACAGTTCCTGCAGGACAAGGATCTTGACAGCGTGCTCAGCGAAATGGACGGGGAAAGGCTGAAGAAGCTGCTTGCCGACATGGATCGTTTCAGTCAACCTCTTTGGAAGTGGGATACCTCGTTTCGCAACTTTTCCGAAAACAGGAAGACCGAAAACATCTTTCTCATTGGCTGCGGTTCAACGGTTGACAACGTGTTCAACCGCCTCAACCTGCTCGAGTACCTGCCCTCAAAGGGCGTGGGCAAGCCGGTCATTGTCGGCACCGGTGATCACAACCGGATTGTCTGCGTGCGAATCGAGGATGCGGTGCCGCCCTTTGCCCTGAAAAGCCTGGCCGCGTGCAAAGGCAGGTACGAGCAGGCCAAGCGGCAATCCATCGCCATGCGCGACAAGGGGTTCAATCGCATTGCCTTTGAAATCGACGGCCGCTGGGAGGACACCCTGCCGGACATCTTTCCGAGCCATGAAAACGAGGAAGACTTCCAGGTATGGGCCCTGGCCCACGTGCCCGAGGTCTTTGGCATCATCACCAGGAACGGGGCCCATTACTACGCCCATTCCCGGAAAAGCGGCCGGCCGGCGGATGATTATAAGATTCCCCTGGCCCAGGGGCGGGTCGCCGCCTATGAAAAATACATCAGGGATGATGATCTCCGCCATGAGCATCAGCTGCTTATCACCCAGCGCAGCAAGAAGATGGGGGACAGCGAACTGGCCGCCCGGCTGCGGGAATACGTGGACAACGAACTCATGGAACAGGTCCGCGCCATTACCGAACCGGACCTGAAACAGCTCGTTGAGAAGGAGATCCACGCGATCAACGAATTCATCACCCAGTTATCCAGCCTGTAA
- a CDS encoding type IV secretion system DNA-binding domain-containing protein, producing MKSHFPAVHVTRDGAMHEAMAGLAMRSILKADLLDKPGDGADRHGASEQVKKQQFLQARRESLLHSLSGLGPGITLELHFDARPDLANIAKSCFPITLFIRCKGKNVERIKEKILSFYLSLRPILASHLLEAEFVPLVEAGEMYELWQGNLLHHAASIRRRREILTLEAPLKKTAIGFEARTLPGNTPLTVHHVYPWTASFDDWSNLVNTMISQLDPVKIIVRVTPGRLPEKYRARLVETIATCDRFLGSFGEDNSTLRFQADLVRKVSLQQLAKLSETSFHMGLYLLAAQPVDHCLANILGKAVTRIQSEQSGCSLLMGGFEIRKTSVPVVQRVNYYADLEPYSLTEAACAFRLPSPPTTDIPGLSVSRSRTSLALLPDHDGQDGSVVLGINEHQGVSQKIRVGADDRMRHIAIFGQTGTGKSTLLEHLILQDIRAGRGMAVIDPHGDMVDSLVGKIPENRINDVILFDFLERQRPIGFNLLEWHTIEERDLIIDELYLTLDRLYDMRMAGGPVFESNLRGMLKLLMGDRKRKGFTPTLLEFSRCYLDRDFRLWLKESIDDPTTHDFLQELERTGGEASLANLSPYVTSKFSRFTHDSSLRRIVGQEKTAIDFEAIMNRGNILLLKLGKGRFGAEVGGLLVNQIVSRFKLAAMKRGEIRPEARKDFILYVDECHHLSPENFIELLAEARKYRLGLVLATQYTAQLTKTSTAGRDDLLAAILGNVGAIVAFRLGKDDAERLEPVFYPHFQARDIIGLPNWHGYISAGINGESIPPFSFRGIRDETLFQPKTESKIIISSMSQYGREASEVDRKIRQRRSVGK from the coding sequence ATGAAATCACATTTCCCCGCCGTTCATGTCACCAGGGACGGCGCCATGCATGAAGCCATGGCCGGACTGGCCATGCGGTCTATCCTCAAGGCCGATCTTCTGGATAAACCGGGAGACGGCGCCGACAGACACGGAGCCTCGGAACAGGTCAAGAAACAACAATTCCTCCAGGCCCGGCGGGAATCCTTGCTGCATAGCCTGTCGGGCCTGGGGCCCGGCATTACCCTGGAACTGCATTTTGATGCCCGCCCGGATCTCGCCAACATCGCCAAAAGCTGTTTCCCGATAACGCTGTTCATCCGTTGCAAAGGTAAAAATGTGGAGAGAATCAAGGAAAAAATTCTCTCTTTTTATCTCTCGCTGCGGCCGATTCTGGCCTCGCATCTGCTTGAGGCGGAATTTGTACCCCTCGTCGAGGCCGGAGAAATGTATGAACTCTGGCAAGGAAACTTGCTGCACCATGCGGCGTCTATCAGACGCCGCCGCGAGATCCTGACCCTGGAAGCGCCCCTGAAGAAGACGGCCATCGGCTTTGAAGCCAGGACCTTGCCGGGAAACACGCCGCTGACCGTTCACCACGTCTACCCATGGACAGCCTCTTTTGATGACTGGTCAAACCTGGTAAACACCATGATTTCCCAGCTTGACCCCGTCAAGATCATTGTCCGCGTCACTCCCGGTCGGTTGCCGGAAAAATACCGCGCCCGGCTGGTTGAGACCATTGCCACCTGCGACCGTTTCCTGGGTTCTTTCGGGGAAGACAACTCCACCCTTCGATTTCAGGCCGATCTGGTCCGGAAGGTTTCCCTTCAGCAACTGGCAAAACTCTCTGAAACAAGCTTTCACATGGGGCTCTACCTGCTTGCCGCGCAACCCGTGGATCACTGCCTGGCCAATATCCTGGGCAAGGCGGTCACCAGAATACAGTCCGAGCAAAGCGGCTGTTCCCTTCTTATGGGCGGTTTTGAGATCCGCAAAACATCGGTTCCCGTTGTCCAGAGGGTCAACTACTATGCGGACCTGGAACCCTATTCCCTGACCGAGGCGGCTTGCGCATTCAGATTGCCCTCGCCGCCGACAACGGATATACCTGGTCTGTCCGTCAGCCGTTCGCGGACCAGCCTTGCCCTGTTGCCGGATCATGACGGTCAAGACGGCAGTGTGGTCCTGGGGATCAATGAACACCAGGGGGTATCGCAGAAAATCCGTGTGGGAGCGGATGACCGGATGCGCCATATAGCGATTTTCGGGCAGACCGGCACCGGGAAAAGTACGCTGCTCGAACATCTGATCCTGCAGGACATTCGGGCCGGCCGCGGTATGGCGGTCATCGACCCCCATGGCGATATGGTTGATTCGCTGGTCGGCAAAATCCCTGAGAACCGCATCAACGATGTCATCCTCTTCGACTTTCTGGAGCGGCAGAGGCCTATCGGCTTCAATCTCCTGGAATGGCATACCATCGAAGAGCGGGATCTGATTATTGATGAACTTTATCTGACCCTCGACCGTCTCTATGATATGCGGATGGCCGGCGGACCGGTTTTTGAAAGTAATCTCAGGGGGATGCTTAAATTGCTCATGGGCGACCGGAAGCGCAAAGGTTTCACCCCCACCCTGCTGGAATTCAGCCGTTGTTATCTTGACCGCGATTTCCGGCTTTGGTTGAAAGAATCGATAGACGATCCGACCACGCATGATTTTCTGCAGGAACTGGAAAGAACCGGCGGCGAGGCCAGCCTGGCCAACCTGTCTCCCTATGTCACGTCCAAGTTCAGCCGCTTTACCCATGACAGCAGCCTGCGCAGGATCGTGGGTCAGGAGAAAACCGCCATTGATTTCGAGGCGATCATGAACAGAGGTAACATTCTGTTGCTGAAACTGGGCAAGGGGAGGTTCGGCGCCGAGGTCGGCGGCCTGCTGGTCAACCAGATTGTTTCCCGGTTCAAGCTTGCCGCCATGAAGCGCGGCGAAATACGACCCGAGGCCAGAAAAGACTTCATTCTCTATGTCGACGAATGTCACCATCTCTCGCCTGAAAATTTCATCGAATTGCTGGCCGAGGCCAGAAAATACCGGCTCGGCCTGGTCCTGGCCACCCAATATACCGCCCAACTCACCAAGACATCCACCGCCGGCAGAGATGATCTCCTGGCCGCCATTCTCGGTAATGTGGGCGCCATTGTCGCCTTCCGTTTGGGAAAGGACGACGCCGAAAGGCTGGAACCGGTCTTTTATCCGCATTTTCAAGCCAGGGACATCATCGGCCTCCCGAACTGGCATGGCTATATCAGCGCCGGGATAAACGGCGAGTCGATCCCGCCTTTCAGCTTCCGGGGCATAAGGGATGAAACTTTGTTTCAACCAAAGACTGAATCAAAAATCATCATTTCATCCATGTCGCAATACGGGAGAGAGGCCAGTGAGGTGGACCGGAAAATCCGCCAACGGCGATCAGTGGGAAAGTGA
- a CDS encoding MlaD family protein, whose translation MTRKNVLITALIVTAILAAAGTTAFFLWPQGETFAVTFKNSKQLQPGARVYLSGIDIGEVKSVELVNGNINVTVRLAREHKGRIPRTTMFYIDTDQNAPKEKCILAKVTGRAGESIKDGDILEGTDSFLAWKMSEVADQVRDSIDSPQVRQLLQDLERFVNDFNEVLNDIDWDQLEEDLRQQAQSLIEDIDQAIRSEEVQQGLEELEDRIDRIQRALVEVGESEEARRLHEALEGLYNRLDEELRKAEPR comes from the coding sequence ATGACACGAAAAAATGTACTCATCACAGCGCTCATCGTCACGGCGATCCTGGCCGCAGCCGGAACAACGGCATTTTTCCTGTGGCCCCAGGGTGAAACTTTTGCCGTGACCTTCAAAAATTCCAAACAACTGCAACCCGGGGCCCGGGTCTATCTATCCGGCATCGATATCGGCGAGGTGAAGTCGGTCGAACTGGTCAACGGCAACATCAATGTGACTGTCCGCCTCGCGCGTGAACACAAGGGCAGGATACCCCGCACCACCATGTTCTATATCGATACGGACCAGAACGCTCCCAAGGAGAAATGCATCCTGGCCAAGGTGACGGGCCGGGCCGGTGAATCGATCAAGGACGGTGACATCCTGGAGGGAACCGACAGCTTCCTGGCCTGGAAGATGTCCGAGGTTGCGGACCAGGTACGGGACTCCATTGACTCCCCCCAGGTCCGGCAACTGCTCCAGGATCTGGAGCGGTTTGTCAATGACTTCAACGAGGTCCTGAACGATATCGACTGGGACCAGTTGGAAGAAGATCTCCGGCAGCAGGCCCAGTCACTGATCGAGGATATCGACCAAGCAATACGGTCCGAGGAGGTCCAGCAGGGCCTGGAGGAACTGGAAGATAGGATCGACCGGATCCAGCGGGCACTGGTGGAGGTAGGGGAAAGTGAGGAGGCCCGCCGCCTCCACGAGGCGCTGGAAGGACTCTACAACAGGCTTGACGAGGAACTCCGCAAGGCTGAACCCAGATAA